The Oncorhynchus nerka isolate Pitt River linkage group LG24, Oner_Uvic_2.0, whole genome shotgun sequence genome has a window encoding:
- the LOC115108632 gene encoding nuclear autoantigenic sperm protein-like isoform X8: MPEETAAASNSASMEEKSCSSSAVAADSSVDVMAEAKKLIGVGNRHLVMGDVVSAVNVFQEACGMLAERYGDTADECGEAFFLCGKSLLELARMENTVLGDALEGVPEESSEEGEKQENSKFESADNLDDDDDDDEGEGTAEDKESEEEVGNLQLAWEMLEVAKVIYKRKENEADQLMAAQAYLKLGEVGAESGNYPAAVEDFQDCLALQLKHLPPHSRLLAETHYQLGMTYCYIGQYSQAIQHYSSSVKVIEGRLAMLQGVLDKGENGAEEGKTELEELKLLLPDIAEKVEDAKESQRTAGSASVAIQQTLAGASTSSAFPASAEKSGPSAFEASQTAVTSAAGGVSSNSALDISHLVRKKRKMESPIKDTDAKKNKQETTVNGSGDSGSASNEVQEKGAQEPAKPSSDSSV, encoded by the exons ATGCCTGAGGAAACAGCAGCTGCTTCAAACTCTGCAAG CATGGAAGAAAAGTCCTGCTCTTCAAGTGCTGTTGCAGCAGACAG TTCAGTCGACGTGATGGCTGAGGCAAAGAAATTGATTGGTGTTGGGAACAGGCATCTGGTGATGGGTGACGTAGTTTCTGCAGTCAACGTGTTCCAGGAGGCTTGTGGCATGTT GGCTGAGCGCTATGGGGACACAGCAGATGAGTGTGGAGAGGCCTTCTTCCTGTGTGGGAAGTCTCTGCTGGAGCTTGCCAG GATGGAGAACACTGTCCTGGGTGACGCTCTGGAGGGAGTCCCTGAGGAGTCATCCGAAGAGGGGGAGAAGCAGGAGAACTCAAAGTTTGAGAGCGCTGACAACTTG gatgatgatgatgatgatgatgaaggggaAGGCACTGCTGAAGACAAG GAGAGTGAAGAGGAAGTAGGTAACCTGCAGCTGGCCTGGGAGATGCTGGAGGTTGCCAAGGTCATCTATAAAAG GAAGGAGAATGAGGCGGACCAGTTGATGGCAGCTCAGGCATATCTGAAGCTTGGAGAAGTTGGCGCTGAATCTG GTAACTACCCTGCAGCGGTGGAGGACTTCCAAGATTGCCTGGCCCTGCAGCTGAAGCACCTGCCCCCCCACAGCCGTCTGCTGGCTGAGACTCACTACCAGCTGGGAATGACTTACTGCTACATAGGCCAGTACAGCCAGGCCATCCAGCACTACAGCAGCTCTGTCAAGGTCATTGAGGGCCGACTGG CCATGCTCCAGGGGGTGCTTGACAAGGGTGAGAATGGTGCTGAGGAGGGGAAGACTGAGCTGGAGGAGCTGAAGCTGCTGCTGCCTGACATTGCTGAGAAGGTGGAGGATGCCAAGGAGAGTCAGAGGACTGCAGGATCGGCCTCCGTGGCCATACAACAGACCCTG GCCGGGGCCTCTACTTCATCTGCATTCCCAGCTTCAGCAGAAAAAAGTGGACCATCAGCATTTGAAGCCAGTCAG ACCGCTGTCACGTCAGCAGCTGGTGGTGTGTCCTCCAACTCTGCATTAGACATTTCCCATCTGGTCAGGAAAAAG AGGAAAATGGAGAGCCCCATAAAGGACACAGATGCTAAAAAGAACAAGCAGGAAACTACAGTTAATGGCAGCGGCGACTCCGGCTCTGCCAGCAACGAAGTCCAGGAGAAAGGGGCACAGGAG CCTGCCAAGCCGTCCTCTGACTCTTCTGTGTGA